In one Paraburkholderia megapolitana genomic region, the following are encoded:
- a CDS encoding sarcosine oxidase subunit beta family protein has protein sequence MSRYSIFSLFRNGLSYHENWERQWRSPEPKREYDVVIVGGGGHGLATAYYLAKEHGVRNIAILEKGWIGGGNTARNTTIVRSNYLWDESAALYEKAMKLWEGLSQDLNYNVMFSQRGVMNLAHTLQDVRDTERRVNANRLNGVDAEFLTPEQIKAIEPTINLNSRYPVLGASIQRRAGVARHDAVAWGFARGADQHGVDIIQNCQVTGIRREGGAVIGVDTVKGFIKAKKVAVVAAGNTSTLADMAGIRLPLESHPLQALVSEPIKPVVNTVIMSNAVHAYISQSDKGDLVIGAGVDQYTGFGQRGSFNIIEGTLQAIVEMFPVFSRVRMNRQWGGIVDVSPDACPIISKTDVKGLYFNCGWGTGGFKATPGSGWVFAHTIAKDEPHPLNAPFSLDRFYTGHLIDEHGAAAVAH, from the coding sequence ATGAGCCGCTATTCGATATTCAGTCTGTTTCGCAACGGGTTGTCGTATCACGAGAACTGGGAGCGTCAGTGGAGGAGCCCCGAGCCGAAACGCGAATACGACGTGGTGATCGTCGGCGGCGGCGGGCATGGGCTCGCCACGGCGTATTACCTCGCGAAAGAGCACGGCGTGCGCAACATTGCGATTCTCGAGAAAGGCTGGATCGGCGGCGGCAATACGGCGCGCAATACGACGATCGTGCGTTCGAACTACCTGTGGGACGAATCGGCGGCGCTGTACGAGAAGGCGATGAAGCTGTGGGAAGGGCTCTCGCAGGACCTTAACTACAACGTGATGTTCAGCCAGCGCGGCGTGATGAATCTCGCGCACACGCTGCAGGACGTGCGCGACACCGAGCGTCGCGTGAACGCGAACCGGCTCAACGGTGTCGATGCCGAATTCCTCACGCCCGAGCAGATCAAGGCGATCGAGCCGACCATCAATCTGAATAGCCGCTACCCGGTGCTCGGTGCATCGATCCAGCGGCGCGCGGGTGTCGCGCGTCACGATGCGGTTGCGTGGGGTTTTGCGCGCGGTGCCGATCAACACGGCGTCGACATCATCCAGAACTGCCAGGTCACCGGGATTCGCCGCGAGGGCGGCGCGGTGATCGGTGTCGATACGGTGAAGGGTTTTATCAAGGCGAAGAAGGTCGCGGTTGTCGCGGCTGGCAACACGTCGACGCTTGCCGATATGGCCGGCATCCGGCTGCCGCTCGAAAGCCATCCGCTACAGGCGCTGGTGTCCGAGCCGATCAAGCCGGTCGTCAACACGGTGATCATGTCGAACGCGGTGCATGCCTACATCAGCCAGTCCGACAAGGGCGATCTCGTGATCGGCGCGGGCGTCGACCAGTACACGGGCTTTGGCCAGCGCGGCAGCTTCAACATCATCGAAGGCACGCTGCAGGCCATCGTCGAAATGTTCCCGGTGTTCTCGCGCGTGCGCATGAACCGGCAGTGGGGCGGCATCGTCGATGTGTCGCCGGATGCGTGCCCGATCATCAGCAAGACCGATGTGAAGGGCCTCTATTTCAACTGCGGCTGGGGCACCGGCGGCTTCAAGGCGACGCCGGGCTCGGGCTGGGTGTTCGCACACACGATCGCGAAGGACGAGCCGCATCCGCTGAACGCGCCGTTCTCGCTCGATCGCTTCTACACCGGTCACCTGATCGACGAACACGGCGCGGCCGCAGTCGCGCACTAA
- a CDS encoding sarcosine oxidase subunit delta, which produces MLLIECPWCGPRAESEFSCGGEADIARPLDTDALTDKQWGDYLFMRKNPRGVHREQWLHTQGCRRWFMATRDTVSYAFQGYETFDRPTPASTPSEGNS; this is translated from the coding sequence ATGTTGCTGATCGAATGCCCGTGGTGCGGACCGCGCGCCGAATCCGAATTTTCCTGCGGCGGCGAGGCCGATATTGCCCGTCCGCTCGATACCGATGCCCTGACCGACAAACAGTGGGGCGACTACCTGTTCATGCGCAAGAATCCGCGCGGCGTGCATCGCGAGCAATGGCTGCACACACAGGGTTGCCGCCGCTGGTTCATGGCGACACGCGACACCGTGTCGTATGCGTTCCAGGGCTATGAAACCTTCGACCGGCCGACGCCGGCCAGCACCCCCAGCGAGGGCAATTCCTGA